One genomic segment of Pueribacillus theae includes these proteins:
- a CDS encoding CPBP family intramembrane glutamic endopeptidase, which yields MEYGFWLVIIYALLYEPIFGYFDFKKFKVDVRENQKARLKFYKSSILGLWIPTVFILLLVIFTELTLKDIGLSVPNININILGPFVTYSVFAVAFLYLIGILYYSIGYQFSDKIRTKLVQAKQKELDNVSFSEILPITNKEKKIWNYVSLTAGITEEIIYRGFLIFALAYLFPDFSIWLIIIFSSLLFGLAHTYQGFVTGVLRTTVFGVIFSILYIGIGSILPLIVFHFLIDYVAKLGELKEHK from the coding sequence ATGGAGTATGGTTTTTGGTTAGTAATCATCTATGCGTTATTATATGAACCGATATTCGGATATTTTGATTTCAAAAAATTTAAAGTTGATGTAAGAGAAAATCAAAAGGCGAGGTTGAAATTTTATAAAAGTTCAATACTTGGTCTTTGGATTCCTACTGTTTTCATATTGCTGTTAGTTATTTTCACAGAACTAACTTTAAAAGATATTGGTTTGTCTGTCCCAAACATTAACATTAATATTTTAGGACCATTCGTTACCTATTCTGTATTTGCTGTTGCCTTTCTCTATTTAATTGGTATCTTGTATTATTCTATTGGCTATCAATTTAGCGATAAGATTAGGACTAAATTGGTACAAGCAAAACAGAAAGAATTGGATAATGTCAGCTTTTCAGAAATATTACCCATTACTAATAAAGAGAAAAAAATATGGAACTATGTTTCGTTAACAGCAGGAATTACTGAAGAGATTATATATAGAGGTTTTTTAATCTTTGCTTTAGCTTATTTATTCCCTGATTTCTCTATTTGGTTAATTATTATATTTTCTTCACTTTTGTTCGGATTAGCTCATACCTACCAAGGTTTCGTAACTGGAGTTTTAAGAACAACTGTTTTTGGAGTAATATTTTCTATTCTTTATATTGGAATAGGTTCAATTTTGCCACTTATCGTCTTTCATTTCTTGATAGACTATGTAGCAAAATTAGGAGAGTTAAAAGAACATAAATAA
- a CDS encoding alkyl/aryl-sulfatase, whose protein sequence is MTSQSTDATSFTKDVHEKFMEYLNFEDKQDFEDADRGLIASYENRIENLNVNDRTSPETVNPSLWRNVQLQAKSGLFKVVDGIYQVRGLSIATTVFVEGKNGVIVIDTSSGLRTAKEAIELYYNHRPKKPVTAIIISQSHADHYGGTKAILEYAEDPNIPIIVPEHFAKEAFSENVLLGPIMGRRAVYQFGHGLPVGDKGFLSTGIGSIFGSSSAPYGFEMPTIEIKNEFETMEVDGVTFQFLLAPNTEAPVEMHFYIQDYKALFVSENANKTMHQIYTIRGAKTRDTLEWVKAIDKTIDLFGDKELDALIMIHAWPVWGKERAIEHLKLQRDLYKYIHDQTVRLVNHGYTMEEIAEMLKLPDSLGKYWGNREYYGTVKHNSKGVYNFYLGYYSGHPSDLDALPQIESGQKYLQYMGGAANVIKQAKADYENGEYRWVAQVLKHVVMADPNNTEAKNLLADTYEQLGYQAESANWRNTYLMGALELRNGLRKKAPAPKEMPEMVQRMPFDEFCKLLAVRLNGPKAEGVKITINVSLSDLEDQYTIYLENSVLNKKNKLDVNPDVSLTTDKVTFYEITAGGLDLDQAQASDKLKLSGDENKFNEFLALLDNFDHPINIVTP, encoded by the coding sequence ATGACAAGCCAATCAACAGATGCTACCTCTTTTACAAAGGACGTACATGAAAAGTTTATGGAGTATCTTAATTTTGAAGACAAACAGGATTTTGAAGATGCAGATAGAGGCTTAATTGCTTCATATGAAAATAGGATAGAAAATTTAAATGTAAATGATAGAACATCACCTGAAACAGTCAATCCAAGTTTATGGAGAAATGTGCAATTACAAGCAAAATCAGGTTTATTTAAAGTAGTTGATGGTATTTATCAAGTTCGCGGGCTTTCAATTGCGACGACAGTCTTTGTAGAAGGAAAAAATGGGGTCATCGTAATTGATACGTCATCTGGATTACGAACAGCAAAAGAAGCTATTGAGTTATATTATAACCATAGACCTAAAAAGCCAGTGACCGCGATTATTATTAGTCAAAGTCATGCCGATCATTATGGTGGCACGAAGGCAATCCTTGAGTATGCAGAGGATCCTAACATTCCAATTATTGTTCCAGAGCATTTTGCTAAAGAGGCGTTCAGTGAAAATGTTTTGTTGGGACCAATTATGGGTCGACGTGCAGTTTATCAGTTTGGCCATGGTTTACCTGTTGGTGATAAAGGATTTTTATCAACAGGCATTGGTTCCATTTTCGGTTCAAGTAGTGCACCATATGGTTTTGAAATGCCAACAATTGAAATAAAAAATGAATTTGAAACAATGGAAGTTGATGGGGTAACATTCCAATTTCTATTGGCTCCAAATACTGAAGCACCTGTTGAAATGCATTTTTATATTCAAGATTATAAAGCGCTATTTGTATCAGAAAATGCAAATAAAACGATGCATCAAATTTATACGATTAGAGGGGCAAAAACCCGAGACACTTTAGAATGGGTTAAAGCAATTGACAAAACAATTGATTTATTCGGAGACAAAGAGCTTGATGCTTTAATAATGATACACGCTTGGCCGGTATGGGGCAAAGAGCGAGCGATAGAACATTTGAAATTGCAACGTGATTTATACAAATACATTCATGACCAAACAGTTCGTTTAGTGAATCATGGGTATACGATGGAAGAGATTGCAGAAATGCTTAAACTTCCAGATTCACTGGGTAAATACTGGGGAAATCGAGAATATTATGGAACTGTAAAACATAATTCCAAAGGAGTTTATAATTTTTACTTAGGATATTATAGCGGACATCCATCTGATTTAGATGCACTTCCTCAGATTGAATCGGGTCAAAAGTATTTGCAGTATATGGGTGGCGCAGCTAACGTTATAAAACAAGCGAAGGCAGATTACGAAAATGGCGAATATCGTTGGGTCGCTCAAGTTTTAAAACATGTAGTCATGGCCGACCCAAATAATACGGAAGCAAAAAATTTATTGGCTGACACTTATGAACAATTAGGGTATCAAGCCGAATCAGCTAACTGGAGAAACACTTATCTTATGGGGGCATTAGAATTAAGGAATGGATTACGTAAAAAAGCACCTGCTCCAAAAGAAATGCCAGAGATGGTACAAAGAATGCCTTTTGATGAATTTTGTAAGTTGCTTGCCGTTAGGCTAAACGGACCGAAAGCTGAAGGGGTAAAAATCACCATTAATGTATCCCTATCAGATTTGGAAGACCAATATACGATTTACCTAGAAAATTCTGTATTGAATAAGAAAAATAAGTTAGATGTTAACCCAGATGTTTCATTAACAACTGATAAAGTTACATTCTATGAAATTACTGCTGGAGGCCTAGATCTCGACCAAGCCCAAGCTTCTGACAAATTGAAACTATCTGGAGATGAAAATAAATTCAATGAATTTTTAGCACTTTTGGATAACTTTGATCATCCTATTAACATTGTAACCCCATAA
- a CDS encoding TRAP transporter substrate-binding protein codes for MKLKQLFLYTVIIAVFSFITVGCSSSSSDKENEKKSNSNKNDSETITLKVTNFLANTAPLSKYGVQPWMERVTELTDGKVQFEYYPGEQLGKAADQYKLVKDGVADIGFTLVNYNSDIFPISNMLSAMPRINKSSLQGTLAYKDLLEESPVLLETDYLKNGVRPLYANVSPAYELWSVKKEIKTPEDLKGLKIRTGGGIENEIFEFVGAAPVSIAFPDLYESTERGIVDAVSLFPVAVNTSGIDEIVKFGTEIFWVTAVYPLIINEKTWDKLPDDVKEAISQANEEVAVQLAKTQDENTKEIVKEISKNATISKLTEDEQQKWDNISEEFQKKWLKDNESKGLPYGEVLNMYKELSKKHE; via the coding sequence ATGAAATTAAAACAATTATTTCTTTACACGGTAATAATCGCAGTTTTTTCTTTCATTACTGTTGGATGCAGTTCAAGTTCTTCGGATAAAGAGAATGAAAAGAAAAGCAACTCAAATAAAAATGATTCTGAAACAATTACTTTAAAAGTAACCAATTTTTTGGCAAACACTGCACCTCTTTCTAAATATGGTGTTCAGCCTTGGATGGAAAGAGTAACAGAATTAACTGATGGTAAAGTGCAATTTGAGTATTATCCTGGAGAACAATTAGGAAAAGCGGCAGATCAGTACAAGTTAGTAAAAGATGGTGTCGCAGACATTGGATTTACATTGGTCAATTATAATTCTGATATTTTTCCAATAAGTAACATGCTTTCAGCAATGCCAAGGATTAATAAATCTTCACTACAAGGGACATTAGCTTATAAAGATTTACTCGAGGAAAGCCCCGTTCTGTTGGAAACGGATTACTTAAAAAATGGTGTAAGGCCATTATATGCTAATGTTTCACCGGCCTATGAACTTTGGTCAGTAAAAAAAGAAATAAAAACTCCAGAAGATTTAAAAGGACTCAAGATTAGAACTGGAGGCGGAATTGAAAACGAAATATTTGAATTTGTGGGAGCAGCACCTGTATCAATTGCTTTTCCAGATTTGTATGAATCGACGGAAAGGGGCATTGTTGATGCAGTTTCACTCTTTCCGGTTGCAGTTAATACATCAGGTATTGATGAAATTGTAAAATTTGGAACAGAAATATTTTGGGTTACGGCGGTTTACCCACTAATTATTAACGAAAAAACTTGGGATAAATTGCCTGACGATGTTAAAGAAGCAATTTCACAAGCGAATGAGGAAGTTGCAGTACAACTTGCAAAAACACAAGATGAAAATACGAAGGAAATTGTTAAAGAAATATCAAAAAACGCAACTATATCAAAATTGACAGAAGATGAACAACAAAAATGGGATAATATTTCTGAAGAATTTCAAAAAAAATGGTTAAAAGATAACGAATCAAAAGGATTACCTTATGGTGAGGTATTAAATATGTATAAAGAACTCTCAAAAAAACATGAGTAA
- a CDS encoding GntR family transcriptional regulator produces MLDEKSVIPLYYQLKEILKEKIKEGSWKEGEKVPSEREIMETYNISRATVRKALSDLMVEGLIERKQGVGTFVAKRKVFDDLTGDLSFLQQAKKQGLQPKYKVIDQGIEKDTPERIKNILEESNNIYRLFGVFSIDKEPIMLSTIYIPLKLIPNILSVDIENTIFYEYIKNEYNINFTHSTLEIEPILINNFEANHLNTHPGKPSLLSERVLFVEKKAKLVQKRIILGDRCKYFFTLKQNTVESTNYTLQLKLDSYNG; encoded by the coding sequence ATGCTAGATGAAAAAAGCGTGATACCACTTTACTATCAGTTAAAGGAAATATTAAAAGAGAAAATAAAGGAGGGTTCTTGGAAGGAAGGTGAAAAGGTTCCTTCAGAAAGAGAAATTATGGAAACTTACAATATTAGTCGTGCAACCGTTAGAAAAGCGTTAAGTGATTTAATGGTTGAAGGATTGATTGAAAGGAAACAAGGGGTAGGGACGTTTGTAGCTAAAAGAAAAGTGTTTGATGATTTAACAGGAGATTTAAGCTTTCTTCAACAAGCAAAAAAACAAGGTTTACAACCAAAATACAAAGTAATTGATCAAGGTATTGAAAAAGATACACCTGAACGCATTAAAAATATCTTAGAAGAATCAAACAATATTTATAGACTATTCGGTGTTTTCTCTATCGATAAAGAACCAATAATGTTATCGACAATCTATATTCCGTTAAAATTAATCCCTAATATTTTAAGTGTTGATATTGAAAATACTATATTTTATGAATATATAAAGAATGAGTATAATATTAATTTCACTCATTCTACATTAGAAATTGAACCAATTTTAATAAATAATTTTGAAGCTAATCATTTGAATACACACCCAGGAAAACCATCTCTATTATCAGAACGAGTTTTATTTGTGGAAAAAAAAGCAAAACTCGTTCAAAAGAGGATAATTCTCGGTGATAGGTGTAAATATTTCTTTACTTTAAAACAAAATACAGTTGAAAGCACAAATTATACGTTACAACTAAAGCTTGATTCGTATAACGGCTAA
- a CDS encoding aldehyde dehydrogenase family protein: MEQTIELSPKVARFLQGNKKLFINGQWVESVSGKTFETKNPATNEVLANVYEAGKEEVNRAVEAAREAFDNGPWSKINASDRSRLIYKLADLMEKNAEELAQLDTLDNGKPIKETRYVDIPTAIEHFRYFAGWSTKVVGQTIPVRGNFFNYTRHEPVGVVGQIIPWNFPLLMAAWKLGAALATGCTVVLKPAEQTPLSVIYLAELIQEAGFPDGVVNIVQGFGATTGEALITHEKVNKIAFTGSTNVGKHIMRRAADTVKRVTLELGGKSPNIILPDANLSRAIPGSLMGIMFNQGQVCCAGSRLFIQKKVYDNVLSDLVSYAKRIKLGPGMDSDTQMGPLVSEKQQSEVMSYIHKGQEEGAEMLTGGNEPFDRGYFVEPTIFSAVDDNMTIAREEIFGPVVAAMPFEDLDEVIKRANDTAYGLAAGLWTENLRNAHYVASKLQAGTVWVNCYNVLDAASPFGGFKQSGSGREMGSYALDNYTEVKSVFINLK, encoded by the coding sequence ATGGAACAAACTATTGAACTTAGTCCAAAAGTTGCGAGGTTTTTGCAAGGTAATAAAAAGTTGTTTATAAACGGACAATGGGTTGAATCGGTTAGCGGCAAAACTTTTGAGACAAAAAACCCAGCAACAAACGAAGTATTAGCGAATGTATATGAAGCAGGTAAAGAAGAGGTAAATCGCGCGGTTGAAGCCGCCAGAGAAGCCTTTGATAACGGGCCATGGTCAAAAATCAATGCTTCTGATCGCAGTCGACTTATTTACAAGCTTGCGGATTTAATGGAGAAAAATGCTGAAGAGCTTGCACAACTTGATACTCTTGATAACGGTAAACCTATTAAAGAAACAAGGTACGTAGATATCCCTACTGCCATAGAGCACTTTCGGTATTTTGCAGGATGGTCTACAAAAGTTGTTGGACAAACAATACCAGTAAGAGGGAATTTCTTTAATTACACAAGGCATGAGCCTGTCGGGGTTGTTGGTCAAATCATTCCGTGGAATTTCCCTTTACTTATGGCAGCTTGGAAGCTTGGAGCCGCTCTTGCGACGGGCTGTACTGTGGTATTGAAGCCCGCAGAACAAACACCGTTATCTGTAATCTATCTTGCTGAGTTGATCCAAGAGGCTGGGTTCCCAGATGGGGTTGTAAATATTGTTCAAGGATTTGGGGCTACAACTGGTGAAGCTCTTATAACGCATGAAAAGGTAAATAAAATTGCATTTACAGGTTCAACAAATGTTGGAAAACACATCATGCGCAGAGCTGCAGATACAGTAAAAAGAGTGACTCTGGAATTAGGCGGTAAATCGCCCAACATTATTCTCCCTGACGCTAATTTGTCCAGAGCGATCCCAGGTTCACTTATGGGTATTATGTTTAATCAAGGTCAAGTATGTTGCGCAGGTTCTCGTCTTTTTATTCAAAAAAAGGTCTATGACAACGTTTTATCTGATCTAGTTTCCTATGCAAAAAGAATTAAACTTGGACCGGGTATGGACAGTGATACTCAGATGGGCCCCTTAGTTTCTGAAAAACAGCAATCAGAAGTTATGAGCTATATTCATAAAGGCCAGGAAGAAGGCGCGGAGATGTTGACTGGCGGAAATGAGCCCTTTGATAGAGGTTATTTTGTTGAACCAACGATTTTTTCTGCAGTTGATGACAATATGACAATTGCAAGGGAAGAAATATTTGGTCCAGTAGTTGCAGCGATGCCTTTCGAAGATTTAGATGAAGTCATTAAGCGTGCAAATGATACGGCTTATGGACTAGCGGCCGGTTTGTGGACTGAAAATTTAAGAAATGCTCACTATGTTGCTAGCAAACTTCAAGCAGGTACCGTTTGGGTTAATTGTTATAATGTTCTAGATGCAGCGTCACCATTCGGTGGTTTTAAACAATCTGGAAGCGGACGTGAGATGGGTTCTTATGCACTTGATAATTATACTGAAGTGAAAAGTGTTTTTATTAATTTAAAATAA
- a CDS encoding TRAP transporter large permease, with translation MLVLSLVLLMLLLLFIGMPIGFTLIVVGSLGIYMVGGVTAFNGILSTSAFSSVNGFSLTTIPLFILMAHFISKSNIAKDLYDCLLKWIGHIPGGVGISTVLTSAGFGALSGSSVAATSIMSKITIPEMVKAKYKDTFAAGLVASSTGTLAVMIPPSIPLILYAVQTETSIGKLLIAGVLPGILLALLLSIFIIFTSIKLNNKTNKHPWNEKWSSLRTIWPMMLLVVFVLAVIYFGIATSTEAAAFGAFGALLVGLILRRLNLKSIIESFIEATEQTAMIFTIVVGGHIFAYFITISGVGQSLITSISESGLSKWTILALIVLFYLILGLFMDLFGSLILTLPLTFPIMMSLGFSEIWFGVIVVLLLEIGLVTPPVGINLFITSRYTGISVQRVFYGTIPFIGILLLTILILIIFPQIVTFLPNNM, from the coding sequence ATGCTAGTTTTAAGTTTAGTTCTGCTAATGTTGCTGTTGTTATTTATAGGCATGCCTATCGGATTCACACTTATTGTTGTTGGTTCCCTAGGAATTTATATGGTTGGGGGCGTTACCGCATTTAATGGAATTTTATCCACATCTGCTTTCAGTAGTGTTAACGGCTTTAGTTTAACAACGATACCTTTATTTATACTTATGGCTCATTTCATTTCTAAAAGTAATATAGCTAAAGATTTATATGATTGTCTACTTAAATGGATTGGACATATACCAGGCGGAGTAGGAATATCAACAGTATTAACAAGTGCGGGATTTGGCGCTCTATCTGGTTCAAGTGTAGCTGCTACCTCGATTATGTCCAAAATTACAATTCCGGAAATGGTTAAAGCCAAATATAAGGATACATTTGCCGCAGGTCTAGTTGCTTCATCAACTGGAACCCTGGCAGTTATGATTCCACCTAGTATTCCTTTAATCCTATACGCAGTCCAAACAGAAACCTCTATAGGAAAACTTTTGATTGCTGGGGTTTTGCCAGGAATATTACTTGCTTTGCTTTTATCGATTTTTATTATTTTTACTTCTATTAAATTGAATAACAAAACTAATAAACATCCTTGGAATGAAAAATGGTCATCCTTACGGACAATTTGGCCCATGATGTTGCTTGTTGTGTTTGTTTTGGCTGTTATTTATTTTGGTATTGCAACGTCAACAGAAGCAGCAGCTTTCGGTGCCTTTGGGGCATTGTTAGTAGGCCTCATCTTAAGAAGGCTCAATTTGAAATCTATTATTGAGTCGTTTATCGAAGCAACTGAACAGACCGCAATGATTTTTACGATCGTTGTTGGAGGCCATATTTTTGCATATTTCATTACTATATCAGGGGTAGGTCAAAGTCTTATTACATCTATTTCTGAAAGCGGTTTATCAAAATGGACAATTCTGGCTTTAATCGTTCTTTTTTATCTTATACTTGGTTTATTTATGGATTTGTTTGGTTCTCTTATTTTAACCTTGCCATTAACATTTCCTATAATGATGAGTTTAGGTTTCAGTGAAATTTGGTTTGGCGTGATTGTCGTACTTCTATTAGAAATCGGATTAGTGACCCCGCCAGTGGGAATTAACCTTTTTATTACAAGTAGGTATACGGGAATTTCTGTACAAAGAGTATTTTACGGCACGATACCGTTTATTGGTATTTTACTGCTTACGATTTTAATTTTAATCATTTTCCCGCAGATCGTAACGTTTTTACCAAATAATATGTAG
- a CDS encoding acetate--CoA ligase family protein has translation MRKIIDLNPMFHPKSIAIIGASGGKGKIGAIPLQNLKSCGYEGDVYPVNPNYNEINGYKCYHNIESLPKNIDLAIVSVGAQNVLPSLEKLAEREIKSAVVFSSGFSEAGEEGKKLQQKLTHFSRRFKIPVCGPNSIGLFNLSNGAMATFAKLKFTQRDPVGFITQSGAFGTFTYELAKEMGLGYEYFVSTGNEAAIDFFDYVDFFAKQENLKVIGGYIEGARDLEKMESAIESAQENNKPLVMMKVGNSKKGAEAAASHTSSLAGNQSVYESFFRQKNVVQVSDEEELLDTLTIFTKAKASRERGGLGIVTLSGGSGIIMADKCEEYGVKLAKFMPETTSKLTELLPSFASVKNPVDVTAQAFHELDKFLASLNVLLEDKNVETVIFYMQIGHHLAPQLVPGLIEISKQTNKTLVVCWTGASKETKDALISGGVCWLPTPSRAIKAVKNFMQYQKNRETLVQHEVNSCEPQQKEVGPIQGVVTEFLGKQMISKYGISIPKGKLAKSAVEAVQVAEEIGYPVVLKVISNDFTHKSDVGGVIINLKSKKEVNESYHEIIKKCYDSNPSAKIDGILVEKMSERGTEVFIGCFQDPLFGPCIMFGLGGIYVEILKDVAVRKAPLTRKDAIEMIKSIQGYKILEGIRGQKPSDIEALVSTLVHVSDFCWDHRNDLKELDINPLIVYEEGKGVLALDTLIIGKALEPSNV, from the coding sequence ATGAGAAAAATAATTGACTTAAATCCCATGTTTCATCCTAAATCTATTGCAATCATTGGAGCATCGGGAGGAAAAGGTAAAATTGGAGCTATTCCTTTACAAAATTTAAAATCCTGTGGGTATGAAGGCGATGTATACCCGGTTAACCCTAACTATAATGAAATAAACGGATATAAATGTTACCACAACATTGAGAGTTTACCAAAAAACATTGATCTTGCTATTGTTTCAGTTGGAGCTCAAAACGTATTGCCATCGTTGGAAAAGTTAGCTGAACGAGAAATCAAAAGTGCTGTTGTATTTAGTTCAGGTTTTTCAGAAGCTGGTGAAGAGGGGAAAAAGTTACAGCAAAAATTAACACATTTTTCAAGGCGTTTTAAAATACCAGTTTGTGGTCCAAACTCAATTGGTTTATTTAACTTAAGTAATGGTGCAATGGCAACGTTCGCAAAACTTAAGTTTACACAGCGTGATCCTGTTGGATTTATCACACAAAGCGGTGCTTTCGGTACCTTTACTTATGAATTGGCTAAAGAAATGGGATTAGGCTATGAATATTTTGTATCGACAGGGAATGAAGCTGCAATTGATTTCTTTGATTATGTAGACTTTTTTGCAAAGCAAGAAAACTTAAAAGTTATCGGAGGATATATTGAAGGCGCGAGAGACCTTGAAAAAATGGAGAGTGCCATTGAGAGTGCTCAGGAAAACAATAAACCACTTGTGATGATGAAAGTTGGAAATTCAAAAAAAGGCGCTGAAGCAGCCGCTTCACATACTTCCTCTTTAGCTGGTAATCAATCTGTGTATGAAAGCTTCTTTAGGCAAAAGAATGTTGTACAAGTGTCTGATGAAGAGGAATTATTAGATACTTTAACGATCTTTACTAAGGCAAAGGCTTCTCGTGAAAGAGGGGGATTAGGTATTGTGACTCTTTCAGGGGGATCTGGAATTATAATGGCTGACAAATGTGAAGAGTATGGTGTTAAGCTTGCAAAGTTCATGCCTGAAACAACTTCGAAACTAACAGAATTGTTACCTTCATTTGCATCGGTGAAAAATCCAGTTGATGTAACGGCACAGGCGTTTCATGAATTAGACAAATTTTTAGCATCTCTTAATGTATTATTAGAAGATAAAAATGTAGAGACTGTTATATTTTATATGCAAATTGGACATCATTTAGCCCCTCAGCTTGTTCCGGGATTAATTGAGATTTCCAAACAAACTAATAAAACTTTAGTGGTTTGTTGGACAGGTGCTTCTAAGGAGACGAAAGATGCGTTAATATCCGGCGGTGTATGTTGGTTGCCCACTCCAAGTCGTGCAATTAAAGCAGTAAAAAATTTTATGCAATACCAGAAAAACAGAGAAACTTTGGTACAACATGAAGTAAATAGTTGTGAACCACAACAAAAAGAAGTAGGGCCTATTCAAGGAGTTGTCACTGAATTTCTTGGAAAACAAATGATTTCAAAGTATGGTATTTCAATCCCAAAAGGAAAACTTGCAAAATCGGCTGTTGAGGCGGTTCAAGTTGCTGAGGAAATTGGCTATCCTGTCGTTTTAAAAGTAATATCAAATGATTTTACTCACAAAAGTGATGTGGGCGGGGTAATAATTAATCTCAAGTCTAAAAAAGAAGTGAATGAATCCTATCATGAAATTATAAAAAAATGCTATGATAGCAACCCTTCGGCAAAAATTGATGGGATATTAGTAGAAAAAATGAGTGAACGAGGAACAGAAGTGTTTATTGGTTGTTTCCAAGATCCATTATTTGGACCCTGCATCATGTTTGGATTAGGTGGAATTTATGTCGAAATTCTAAAAGATGTAGCTGTTAGGAAGGCGCCATTGACACGTAAGGATGCAATCGAGATGATTAAAAGCATTCAGGGATATAAGATTTTAGAAGGTATAAGAGGACAGAAACCATCAGATATTGAGGCACTTGTTTCGACACTAGTACATGTCTCAGACTTTTGTTGGGATCACAGAAATGACTTAAAAGAATTGGATATAAACCCTTTAATTGTTTATGAAGAAGGGAAGGGTGTTTTGGCTTTAGACACCTTAATCATAGGAAAGGCATTAGAACCGTCCAATGTTTAA
- a CDS encoding zinc-dependent alcohol dehydrogenase family protein, producing the protein MKAAVMEQIKKPLVVRQVEDPTIDENGAIIRVMANGICRSDWHAWMGDLTWVGIKVEMPWVMGHEFTGVVEEVGKNIKNFKKGDRVIVPFTQGDGTCEQCLSGHQNICDNIQMPGFSYWGGFGEYTAVPNADLNLVKLPDAVGFEEGASIGCRFMTSFHAITEQAKVKPGEWVAVYGAGGIGLAAMHIASAAGANVIAIDIAQDKLDFAKSVGADVTINSKETNPWKEVRQITKGGAHVSIDALGISETILNSVNSLRKRGRHIQIGMTSSAEKGMVSVPTDLITAKELHFIGSFGMQAPNYPAMLQMISTGKLNPSKLVTDLVSIEEVSGILEKMGNYNTLGVTVVNKW; encoded by the coding sequence ATGAAAGCAGCAGTAATGGAGCAAATAAAAAAACCTTTAGTTGTTCGACAGGTCGAAGATCCTACAATTGATGAGAACGGTGCGATTATTCGTGTGATGGCAAATGGAATTTGTCGTTCAGATTGGCATGCGTGGATGGGTGATCTTACGTGGGTTGGGATAAAAGTAGAGATGCCATGGGTGATGGGGCATGAGTTTACTGGTGTAGTTGAGGAAGTAGGAAAGAACATCAAAAATTTCAAAAAAGGAGATCGTGTCATTGTTCCGTTTACTCAAGGTGACGGTACTTGTGAACAATGCTTGTCAGGCCATCAGAACATTTGCGATAACATTCAAATGCCTGGTTTTTCATATTGGGGGGGCTTCGGAGAATATACAGCTGTTCCAAATGCAGATTTGAACTTGGTCAAGTTGCCTGATGCCGTAGGCTTTGAAGAAGGTGCAAGTATTGGTTGCCGGTTTATGACATCATTTCATGCTATTACCGAACAGGCTAAAGTTAAACCAGGGGAATGGGTGGCTGTTTATGGAGCTGGTGGTATCGGTTTAGCAGCCATGCACATTGCAAGCGCTGCAGGTGCGAATGTGATTGCCATCGATATTGCACAAGACAAACTCGATTTCGCTAAGTCTGTTGGAGCGGACGTCACAATTAACAGCAAAGAAACAAATCCTTGGAAAGAGGTTAGACAGATTACAAAAGGCGGTGCGCACGTTTCTATTGATGCTCTCGGTATTTCTGAAACAATTTTAAATTCGGTGAATTCCCTTCGAAAGCGGGGTCGCCATATTCAAATCGGGATGACATCAAGTGCCGAGAAAGGAATGGTGTCCGTACCTACAGATCTTATTACAGCCAAGGAACTGCATTTTATTGGTTCATTTGGTATGCAGGCACCAAATTATCCGGCTATGTTACAAATGATTAGTACGGGTAAACTCAATCCTAGTAAATTAGTCACGGATCTTGTTTCCATCGAAGAAGTTAGTGGTATCCTCGAAAAGATGGGAAATTATAACACACTTGGTGTAACAGTTGTGAACAAATGGTAA